The Melitaea cinxia chromosome 13, ilMelCinx1.1, whole genome shotgun sequence sequence ATATTTTAGGTAGGAgctttaaatgtatataatgaaGTTCTTGTAGTTTATATTGATCCACCCATTATTTTTGCTTCATTTAAATGTGTTTCTTATTAGCTTTTGcctttttttcaatattttaattttattgcacaGTGCTTCTTTTTATGCAAGCTTAACaataacttgttttgttttttttttcttttaaaaggtTATAACACATACATTAATACATCAGTGCAAATGACCTAAATATGACATAAATACCAAACAGGGTTTGGGACTGTTTAGTTGTggtgaaaaaaatgttatgattaTGTGCATAAATActcttaaaatatatctataccaatattataaagttgagagttttttatgtttgtttctttaaacgcactaatctcaggaactactaattcaaattgaaaaataatttttgtgttgCATATTTCACTTACCAAaaagttataggctatataaaattttagtattttgtttCCTAAAATTAATGCGAGTAAAATTGCAGGGCGCAGTCAGTTGTTTAATAAGATTAAGAGAGAAGAGTATGAGACAAAAACGAAAGAtttgtacataatttataaatatatccactatttgttgcaatttaatattaaaattaattttgaatgaaaCAATATAATACACAATATTACTTCTCTgctgaaaacaaaacaaattttaaattatgatgaGAAAAATTCATATAGACAAATGAATGGATCTCATCTATGTACACATTTAATCTAAGATCTAACTGTATATAACAAGTGCCTAGAAATCATTTAGCATGACTAATACTTTGCATGtgacaattatttttcatatcattTGTTCAAAGTAAAGTAGGCACATTTTTTGTCCTGTATTGTTTTATCGTTTTaatataagaattttaaaattatttaataaataattattaatatatatgtgcAATCTGATTTGTAACTTAGTTTTCAGTTTGATAAAATACTACTACTAGTTACACACCATTTATGTAACGTTTGTTAACTTTTATGTAGGGGTGTTCGATCTGATGCTTCACTCGTGCCACCTATACGTCAGACAGCTTCAATTTTCAAACAGCCCGTGACAGTTTACAAGACTCAGGAGAGTAAAGTTAAAACTGATCTGAAACATGGTACACAGGAAAAACCTAAACAACTATTCTGGGAAAAGCGTTTAGAGGtattgctttaatttttttaaaattatatttaaattttttatacttcctgtaaattaatgaaataaaatttgttcatAGGGGTTAACTGCTTGTGATGCAAATGGAGTAATTGGAACAACTTCCTTACCCAAATATATAAAGCCTCTGGGACCCTATACATCAGATGCTACGACAATACAATCTCTAGCCACAGCTTTACATGTTTCATCACAACCCATAACtggtatatataatttaagtaatagATTCTTAATAAGAAGTGAAAAGTTTTGGAGATatgttagtttattattatgtgattgttacatctatctatctatataaataaaaatgaatgttgctaagcgcataactggagaatggctcgaccagctggctaatttatttttatatatgttcattaaggtccacggaaggtttaaatactaaaaaaagtaataaaaaaattaaatttttactattaacttttgacacaacgaagtctgtccgggcagctagactcaactaaataatttttttacagtttcataaaactttatttctttctcattaattaatgaaaaattacagGTCAATCTGGATCAAAACAGACTATTATGGAGAATCCGGGTGTTTTTTTAAACCCTGACCAACCTTTGATAGCTGCGGTGACAATAACGAAGGAAGACCTTCGACGTCAAGAGGAAAGAGTAAAGCGAGCTCGTCTTAGACTGCAAGAAGCTCTAGTGGCCGCATAGGAAAACGCCGGCGACGGGACCTCCGCCGCCAACTCGGAATCCGACCTTGTCGAACAAATGCTGCCTGACTCCACGGCAGATTCTCCAAAACCCAATTCCGAGTGCACCGTCGATAGCACTAGTTAGTTAAGAATATGTATTCGTGACGTAAGTGCTAAAATTGAATCTTaagtatttgtaattattataaaatattaggatAAGTTATTTAAGTACTGTAATTTGCAGCGTTTGctggaaattaataaaataatctcgGTATGTACAAACGTATGTGTACATTTTCGGGCCGACTGCACTAAATTGGATTATTCTTTTAATGTGTTTGTTACTGTCAGTACAAGGTttgtatcattacatagtataaaacaaagtcgcttcccgctgtcaacatgcttagatctttaaaactacgcagcGAATTTAaatgtggttttctttagtaaatagagtgattccagaagaaggtttatacatataatacatgcataatatagtagaggaaaactgatagtttttgcaaccctgcgaagccggggcgggtcgcttgtaaattataaaaaatatactaacaaAAAAACACGAAGTTCCCCAGGTTagctaaaaaaaatgtacattttgtaCTAAGAACAAAACCTAATTCTAATCAAAAATACTGATTGCACAGCAAAATAGTTACAGCAAAATGTTGTACGTTTAGCAAAAATTTATGTTCGTGGCTAATcactttaaccgacttcaaaacaggaaaaggttcacaattcgactgcatttttattttatgtgtgttacttcagaaGTTTTCGACTgtcgaccgattttgatgatttttttaatcgaaaggcggtgcTTGTCAAATTTAGCACAGCAACTAATTGACCACAAGGTCCCAATTAGATTGAGATGTAATGCCTACTTTTCTTTCTTACCTCAAATTTTTGATATCGCGtatttacttcattattttttcgtgtacaactacattgtattacttttcgatcgatgtaattgaagtcggtttttttttttggtttgcgatcaaacacagttatttaattaatttatcacacAAGTATTTAACattctgaaaaaatatttatcaatagtCAATCGCAgtattgcatattttttttataaaacgatttctaattttttataacttactgCTATTTATCTAAGTGGAACAGCATTTCATCtaaaaaaatcatctaaatattaattaattataacaccTTTAAGTCAACgcttaattataaatagttaaaatagcATAGTGAGAAACTTCTATTTTTCTAAAGTATTATTGAATTATAAGAGCGGGTTTTGCTTTAATTGGACGTCCAcgctatcttttttttttagccCAATAACATTTGCACATAATACAGTTCTTGAAGAATTGGGAGTAAGTACGGCCCATTCATTTAGGCGCTTATTAGTGtgaactacaaaaaaaatatatatacaatagtatatataataatacaaataattttttattttttttatttaaaaataaatcttgacAAAATggaaatactatttaaaaaaaaaacaacctaaACCACCCCAAACAACTAATCATTTGATTACACAATAACATTTGCCTTACGATTTATctgtgtattaaatatttatcagatTGCCTGAAATCCACATGGCGATGTTCACAATATCGGGGCCGTGTGATACGGCAGTtcgaattataattatgtattccgCCTTGAGCATTCTTTATAAAATGCAATTTATTACTTTGTCCATGAAATCTAAAAGACATAATGCTATACAATAGTTGTGTTTGtttggaaacgaaaaaaaccgacttcaattacatcgaccagtaatacaacgtaaatagacgaaaaaaaaaaaaaaaaaaaatagcgctagtcgttactacgattttcgagggtttcccgcgatttctctgggatatgATGGaatcatcatcagatcctggtttccttatcatggtacaacagttggaatatctcttttccaacaaaaaaagaattatctaaatcggttcataaacgacgaagttatccccgaacatacattaaaaaaatatataatatatatatttataaacggtcgaattgagtaacctcctctttttttgaagtcggttaaaaacacataaatttGCTGAGCGTgtcatttgaaatttttatgtcAAGCAAGTTTTGAGATGCTCAGTAGGAAACATGCAAGAATGGTTACCTATTACTGCTACAAGAAGAGTTAAATTTGCTGTGCAATCGGTATTTAACAACTTTTTTGCTTCACATCTGAGAAAAAAGTACAACACAAACTATTGatgttattttttgaaatatttgtagtGCTAGTTTTAATAATCAATTGGTTTATTTGCTgtgaaataatatatgtatttgatgtaaaaatgatttaattgatGGATATACACTCCGCGACAAAATTTTAGCACACTCACAAATTTCAGTACAACTTttagtaagaatattttttaaacttttgtcTGCATCATTAAAGATTGTTCAGTCAAGGCATGGTTAGAATTGCTAAGATTAGAAAGAGACAGTTATTATTTGACTATAGCTTCCAAGTATGGTCGTACGCTCGAACGAAGTCACAAAACTACATATAgcacacaaataaaatactgatggatatttttttattttatttttattttagtaatgagtacatcttcttttattttttacaacttcGATCAGTCTTTTCGAAATTTGATATAGGTAGGTTTTTATCAATCTTGAATCAACTTTTTCTACTTATATCGAATAGCATTTTTAGTTGTTTAACACTATTAAATTGTTTACCATTTGTGTATACAGCACATGCTAACTTACCCTAATAATTTTTCTCAATATTCAGATCAGGGTAGTGTGCTATAGTTTTGTCTCGCCGATCGAGCGGCACGACCTTACTCGGAACCTATGGggttatagttaaataatagtTGCCTGTTTCTAATCGTTTCATGAATGCCTTTCACACACAAATCACTAACAGTCTAATAGAaaagtcaaaaaaataaaataaaaatacagacgaattgaggacctcctgctttttttggaagtcggttaaaaagttaaaaaattattgctaGTAAGCGTAGTAATAATAAAGTGTAGTGTTCTAAGTTGTGTCGTGGACTGTTTATTGCTGTGATAAGTTTTttgatgtaaaattaaaaatatcccaTTTAGAATAATCAGTTTATATGTACAAATGTCATAATCAAACTAGTCAATAAACAAATTGGCACCATTCAAAAtggtattaattaaaatcagtttATAGATGTAATAACTATAAgtaggtatagttcgcgtcatctaaaaagaacgctggccttcaAGCTGCGCAAAGGCGATTTATCGGCCTATTTGATGGTATGAGGTAGAGCGCGAGGCGTGTGTATCACATGCCGCATGcctgccggtgtgctattggttggacagttcgacgtcgactcaaaatactatcgcgcacaaaagttttaaattacgaaatagttttacacagaaaattgaaaaaaatatatttataacgtataatttgcgtcatgtaaaaagagcGCTGGCTGTCAAGATGCACAAAGGCGATTTACAGTGTTaccaactcttgaaaaaacttttccctgctgtcaatttttaaccgacttccaaaaaaggaggaggttctcaattcgactgtattttttttatgtatgttacatcagaacttttgaccgggtggaccgatttcgacaaattttgttttaatcgaaaggtggtgtgtgtcaattggtcccatttaaatttatttgagatctatcaactacttttcgagttatatctaataatgcgtttttacttgacgcttttttcgtcgacctacgttttattataccgcataactttctactagatgtaccgattttgataattctttttttgttggaaagaggatatccctagtttggtaccatgataaggaaaccaggatctgatgatgggatcccagagaaatcgagggaaactctcgaaaatccgcaataactttttactggatgtaccaattttaataatttttgatttaatcgaaagctgatgtttatcatatggtcacatatacattttatcgagatctgataaatactttttgattaatctttgataacgcgtagttacttgactattttttcgtcgatctacgttgtattactcgtcgatgtaattgaagtcggtttttttttcgtttgcgagcaaacacaattattatcccTCATCTTCGTTTCGctgacgatatcgtcatctttgtggagacgttggatgagttaggccaaatgctggccatcctaaacgagtcctcccgacgtgtctgtctctgtatgaacttgggcAAAATGAAAgatatgtttaacaaccaagtcataccgagaccggtatcggtcgatggtacccttctcgaagctgttcaggattatatttacctaggccatagtatccaactaggccgcaacaacttcgagaaggaggctgACAGAatgattcggttgggctgggcggcatttgatAGGTTTCGtggagttttcacttcaaaagtcttcgagcaatgcgtcctgcatgtgttaacatacggagccgagacgtggacactgacgaagggactggtccacaagtctaaagtcactcaacgtgcaatggaacgggctatgcttggggtttctctcaaagataggattagaaaagAGACTatcgagagaacgaaagtaaccgacatagcccacacaattagcaagttgaagtggcagtgggctgttCATCtttgtcgcaggaccgatggccgttggagcagacgggtcctggagtgcggaccacgtcttggcaaacgGAGTGTcagacgtcctccggcccgttggaccgacgatctacgtaagattgccagtgtaggctggatgaggattgcggaaaaccgggatgtctggcgcgaacttggggaggcctttgtccagccgtggactacaataggctgaattgactGACTGACCCTAACCTCagaatctactgaacggattttcatgcagttTCACCAATGAAGAGaaggcttcaagaggaaggtttacggaacggctaagtcgattttgatgagtttcactggaagtttgccggaaaaactttgtggcactgcatatatatatatatatatatatatatatatatatatatatatatatttataatataaatattattttatttaaatgaaaagtaAATTTTCAACAGGATCCCATAATTTGAATTTATGTGTAGCAGTTTCTTCCAAAATTCTggaataatttagtaataaaagtaGGATGCTAAAGATGACATTATAGAGgctaatattttcaaaaattgacAAGTTatctcaaacaaattttttatttgtatttagtatTGATCAGCTCATTAATCAGACaacttttgtacttttttaattatttaaatatttatatttggtgATAAGACTGATAAgatcataaatattttgtaacaatttgCAAGACTGATGATTGAACAGCAGTCTTAGTAATACTGTTATGGATTTAGATATGTAAAGTAATTGAacagctttaaaaaaatatgctacCTACttgttgactagcccgttggcgcagtttgtagtgaccctgctttctgctccgagggttgtgggttcgattcccaccccgagtctgggtgtaatataaatatttatttatatatttatatatgtattatttataagtatgtttatcgaaaaaaaaaatatgtagctatataccagtcggctgttacctataacacaagcattaagttgcttactttaggaacagacgaccgtgtgtgtattgtgtagatatttatttatttattttatttatttgtatgtatagtgTACTTTTGTATCTACTTAGTGTAGTCGGCTGTTTTTacttagttttttaaataatattattaatcaaaataaaaacaaagatagTTTAGATCCGATTCTAGACCACTAAGTTGTTGAAATTTGGAAAATACTATCGCATAGTAACAAACACATTTTCGTATCTCTTATTCTGAAATACTACAAgttgtattataaaatgtagTAATTTACATCTACATGCCATATTGTTTGGTATTtggatttaattatattataaataaatgatttaaagaaaatagttttggtaatttatttaatgaagcAGAACCTTTAGAAGCAATATTATGAAATAGAACATttggttttaaatttaaatcacatgcatacaaataaaaaattaaatatatagtaaaaaacaataacaaaatctaataatatacaatggttattaatgttttttaaaatttcttatgtAATACATACTGACTGGAAGGTATGTTTAAGAAAAATGTAGAGAAAACTTACATTCAActagttttttaaaattacaataaaacttataaataaaactattgaaGTGCTAAAATTAACatgcttattatatattttggtcTGTATACAATCTTAGATTTGTATACATATCCTAACTAGAGCAACATATGACTAGAATTCGTATgatctttaattaaaaacattacactAATAAAGCCAATTTTTTTGAATCTatctataaaatttttatataagcattttacaaataattaagaaTCTATTACAACCCCAGGTCTAAATGTAAAATGGACTCATTTAAAAAGGCCCCATGCATTATTAAACTCCAAGCAGAGATTTTTAACATTGTActatcattattaaaattactattttaataatcatCTCTCTCTTAcaaattagcttaaaatatttaaatgcagGATGATAtgtaagaaataatttaaataattatatttatttgtataacacTCGagttaataacttttttaaagtgTTATAATCGTACAATGATATGTCATGAGATCAATACCTAATGAGAAGAAAAATATTCATGTCCATggataataattacaataaaaaattgtacctATAACAAGGTAACCtaaaaaataacattgtattagtatagatgtaaaaTCAGGCATCCTCCtagaaattataaaagttttccATTTGCTATACATATTTTCAACACCTTCTAAATTAGCTATTGACAAATGGTGAGATGGTATTCTCTTTCCTATACCTATACGGCGAAAATGTTCATTTATTGTGTTTTGATCTGATGTTGGCATAGGACCTACATTCATTTTACTTGAGCATATCCAGTACAGAACAGGGCTAGCAGAGGCTAGAAGTCGGGTTGAAACTTGTATGTgaacatataatatacaaaaaatacataaaaataatacatgtacaatatacacaaataaaacaggATCATTGGTCCCAAATCCTTTAGAATGTTGCTTTTGTTTATAAGGTACCTTACTTGAATAcccaaaagtaaatatattatcttttagTCCAAGTCGACAACACAGtctcaaattgttttttatatatgacaAACAAtgatacaaaataacaaaaattattggTGAGGCAAGAATGAAGTTtggtatttgttttattttataatattttaagaaaccTACATCCCAGTAGTGACTCTGAATGTATGAATAAGACATAGGTAATGAACTGTTACACCATGGACTTTCTGCAGTACCTGGTAATAAATATTCTGTACTAGTCAAGAATTCTGGTAAGTTATGGTCACTatgaatacaaaatttaaagtaattataagtttGTACCATAACATATGGTATGAGTGCCACAACTACAGTCAAAAACAATGCAACACAAGATGTAAAAAGTGGCAGTAGCAAGAATGGTAAAATTAATCTATGCTTTATGGTTTTATATTTGTACACAATTTCTGGTAATGTTCTTTCTATTACATTCTTAAAGCTAGCGTACAAGATGAACCCTAAATTAACAATGCCATTAGACCGACTTATCATGGAGAAAGCAGCTGGTAATGAACTTGTAATGTCTATACTAGCAAACCTCAAAGTTTCATTTTCTGTACATTTGTACATCACGTAAAAAGACATCAATGCAAACAAAGACTCTGAGTAAGGTgctgaaaaaaatatacttgcTGGATtaacacaatataaaataacagaTTTATATGCCCTACATTCACTTCTAAGTATCCTTATACTTAAGCGATGTAGCACATCAGCggatttgataaaaattaataaattaacaagagttgctgaaattaataaaacactATGAAAATTTAGAAAGGAAcctaaaatactatttaaaatataagcaacATATCTTACAATTAATGGAAACAAAGGAGAAAATGCCAAACAATTTTCATATGTATATCCATATTGtgctatatgtataaaatattgagCGTCCCATCTTTTGATACCACCTAAAATGATATCAACAATCACATCACCTTTAGTTTTACGCAGTGTTGGATCTTCTGGACTAATAAACACATTCGCATCATGGTCCGGTACAAGAGCGTTTGTAACAGCTTgaagaaacaatataaaaaccCTGGAACTGAACGCGAACCACAGAATTTTTTGTCTTGGAGTGTACATTATctggaaaatgtttaaaatctaatttcaaataattctaATACATTTTCTTAACTATAAACAAATATTGATATTGCCTAACCACTTTGAAATTTTGTAGTTTGCTTTTGTCATTTATGTTTGTCGTAATATATTCCTTCagccaaatatattttatctaattatgttgttttcaatattactctaatataacaaaaaaaaatatataattttatttggatacaaattaacatttgaagaataatttattatgaatgAATTCAAAGATCAATGCTATGCAATGCTAAATGTCATAATATGTAATCTGTGTTGTCAGTtagaaaaatttcaattactttaataaatgaatactaaataatacttttttaaacttgtcccttcgtcagtgtccacttCTCGGCTCCGTATGATAACACAGGCTGGGCgcagacttttgtcttcaagcattgcggaagcTTCGAAgtgactcgacgaagcctgccaagcGCCGCCCAGCctaaccgaatcctcctatcggtctccttctcgaagttgttgcagcccccagttggatagtatggcttaagtaaatataatcctgaacaacttcgtgaagggtaccatcgaccgatattgaataatatattttaaaaagtaataaatcttaattttgtattttcatttcaatattttcCCACTAGTTAGGCAAAGGCAATAGTGTGTGTTacagctgtgtggttacgacattaaagaatatagccacctcctctcttctcgtgggtgtcgtaagaggcgactaagggataaaatagttccgctaccaccttggaatttataaagccgactaatagcgggataaccatccaactgctggctttcaaatacacaggtcgaagacaggcagcagcgtcttcggtgcgacaaagccagtcctgcggttaTCAACCAgtttgcccagcgtggtgactatgggcaaaacacatgagttcgtgccatttttggtgcgagcatagggaggcctatgtccagcagtggactgtaataggctgaagtgatgatgatgatgatgagtgatgaatagTGTAAGTAGTGATCAATAAAATTTCAGCGTTTTTAATGTCTACATATAGTTTAATCACATagtaaaatgaaacaaaaatacgaTTCATCTAGTAATTCCAGCCAGTCCAGGCAAAAAGATGTCTCAGAAATTTTAGtacatgttaatttttaaaacccGCGTCACTTCTATTTATTATCTGCATTCAcagagttgtttttttttatacataccaTTATAAATATCGAGAAATTTCCATAGAACACTTATTCAGTGTTCATGATAACCATCCTGGTCTAAATTCcacaaaaaatacatatgaGGATTTTATTCATATCTTTGCTGTTTTAGTTAGTAGGTCTATGGGTACTTGCTATGTCAGGTAAGTAGAAACTACATCGCTGCTTTTGATGTTAACTATTTTCTTGTAACCTTGTAACTTTGCTTAATCAAGATAGCACTGGTCTACCCTATCGTATCAAAAACTTTTGCGAAGCCCATAAAAGTAACTAGCTTTGCTTAACTTACAGTTGGATACAGTGACAAGACCTAAATTGAgggcaaaaaaaattttttttttgcacgttAGTACTCTTAGTATAGAGAActaatagtcttggtcagtggactcgcgtcgatttTTAGAGACTATAAGGctagttcttaagttttctaaagttgcGGAGTAGTACCGAtgcaagtttaaaaaaaaattaaaaaatatggaataacaaaagcaccagaatggcattataagcctgtggacatatcacttacaaaacaaaaaaaaaaacttgttgtGGGCAAGGTACATTTTtatcaacttttgacagaacgaagtgtgtctgggcagctagtatgtatatatatatatatatatatatatatatatatatatatatatatatatatatatatatatatactagctactAATATtaactttggacagcattttttggatatatcatttggtttattttagattataacCACAGTCATTTGGGTAAGGTCAACCGGGGCTATGTCGTCTACGGGGCTAAAGCGACGAATCCATTTATTGTACGAATCGCGTATTTTTGAACTACTGGTGCCATCTGTTTTCCATCTTTGGTACTAAAACTTCAAAAAGACACCACCAGATGTCGTGACcgaacacattaaaaaaaataaccgccATCTTTAATCTGTCACTTCGTTCGGATACTTCCTGGTTGCCAACACGTTTTTGTGAATCGTTTTAAATCTCCGTTTCTTCAAAAGTATCTATTTTTCTTAACTGTAAGTACTGTTACTGTTTTATTGctttacattttgttttgattattttatagaaaaagcTAATGATTCGGAGACAATCcgcaatttaaaatttgtaggTTATGTTTTTCTTTAGGGGCTTTTGCGTCCGTTGCGTACGGGGTGATTGCGTCTATGTAACGCAATAGCCCCATTGTCAGaggttataaacattttattttatgtttatactgGTACATAATATCTATCTAATTGAGTCgatgaaaattgtttttttatcatagataaactatttcatttgttttttaggGTTTCCATCATGGTTCGACACTATAAACGAAAAACAACCACTAAATATGATcttgaaacattaaaaaaagctGTAGATGAAGTACGAACTGGCAAAATAAACTCGTATCAAGCGGCAAGGAAATACAATATACCTCGCACGACTATATGTGATCGAGTGAGTGGAAAAAGAGGTGTTGTAAAAGACACTCGTGGACCACCTACCGTGATTAACACAGAAAACGAGCTCAAACTAGCAAATGGTCTGCGAGTTATGGAGAAGTACGGGTTTGGACTTACGTCTAAGGAAACACTAGAGTTAGTCAGCATACATGTGAGTGAAAACAAGTACTTAACCCCGTTTAAAAACAACCAACCTGGATACGATTGGTTTGCTTCTTTCAAAAAGAGACACAATTTGTCCTTAAAAAAGCCACAAGCAGTTGAGATGTCCAGGAAAGTTGCTTGTGACCCTTTTATAGTAAACGAGTACTTTGATATCCTTGAAGAGGTTTTGAATGAACTGGGTTTAAAAGGAAGACCAGAAAAAGTTTGGAATCTTGACGAGTCCAGTTTTGGAAATGACCCAGATAAAACAAAAGTTGTTGGCGCCCGTGGATTTGCCAGTACAAGAACTATCGCCTCATCTGGCAAAGATAACGTCACGATCTTATTCACTGCCAGCGCAGTTGGTGATAAATTGCCACCATTAATTATCAA is a genomic window containing:
- the LOC123659079 gene encoding methyl-CpG-binding domain protein 3, encoding MNISIEKKRSDCAALPKGWQREEVIRKTGLSAGKVDVYYYSPTGKKFRSKPELVRYLGDSVDLSCFDFQQGQINTMLLCKVKKARAQFDYRGVRSDASLVPPIRQTASIFKQPVTVYKTQESKVKTDLKHGTQEKPKQLFWEKRLEGLTACDANGVIGTTSLPKYIKPLGPYTSDATTIQSLATALHVSSQPITGQSGSKQTIMENPGVFLNPDQPLIAAVTITKEDLRRQEERVKRARLRLQEALVAA
- the LOC123658899 gene encoding GPI mannosyltransferase 2, which translates into the protein MYTPRQKILWFAFSSRVFILFLQAVTNALVPDHDANVFISPEDPTLRKTKGDVIVDIILGGIKRWDAQYFIHIAQYGYTYENCLAFSPLFPLIVRYVAYILNSILGSFLNFHSVLLISATLVNLLIFIKSADVLHRLSIRILRSECRAYKSVILYCVNPASIFFSAPYSESLFALMSFYVMYKCTENETLRFASIDITSSLPAAFSMISRSNGIVNLGFILYASFKNVIERTLPEIVYKYKTIKHRLILPFLLLPLFTSCVALFLTVVVALIPYVMVQTYNYFKFCIHSDHNLPEFLTSTEYLLPGTAESPWCNSSLPMSYSYIQSHYWDVGFLKYYKIKQIPNFILASPIIFVILYHCLSYIKNNLRLCCRLGLKDNINDPVLFVYIVHVLFLCIFCILYVHIQVSTRLLASASPVLYWICSSKMNVGPMPTSDQNTINEHFRRIGIGKRIPSHHLSIANLEGVENMYSKWKTFIISRRMPDFTSILIQYHTNSSHMLL